ACTTCAATGACTTTGCTGGGATCGTTGGTTAAATGCTGAATTTGTTCTACTAATTCAGAGTCTAGGTGGACAGCAATTTCTACCTTATCGGCTTGTCTTTGTTCCGCATCGGTAGCTTTTTCTTTCATATTCATAGGTTTATATACCTGAAATTGTTTTGTCTAAAGCTTTGTAAAGCAGTTGTATTCTGTTTTCGGGTGAGTTTACTGAAAAATTTTACAAGAGACAGTTACATGGTTCCCCGAAAGATCACAAAAGTAACAGGTTCCGGTTTTAAGTGACAATTTTCACAAATCTCTCTAGTACTCTGTCAAGATAAAAATGATGGACTGTAGTGCGGGCATCTTGCCCGCGTGAGCGAGACGCTCACACTACCAAAAATCCCTCAAAACAAAATTGACAGACTACTAGGAGCTTTGTCAGCAAATCAGTATCACTGGGCAATTACAGGTGGCAATTGACCATTTGATTTACACTATGTACTTATATTTATTTATTGTACGCTGCTAGCTGATGAATACCAGCAACGAAAAATAGACTTTTGTCATTGGTCAGTTCCCCAATCCCCAATAGTAAGGAGTAATGAGTAATGAGTAATGAGTAATGAGTAAATTAATCCAATCCCCAATCCCCAATCCCTGGTAACAGAGCGGAGCCGTTCGCGTAGCGTCCGCACCAGAAGTGCAATCCCCAATCCCCAATCCCTGGTAACAGAGCGGAGCCGTTCGCGTAGCGTCCGCACCAGAAGTGCAATCCCCAATCGCCAATCCCCAATAGTAAGGAGTAAGGAGTAAGGAGTAATGAGTAAATTAATCCAATCCCCAATCCCCAATCCCCAATAGACATCTCCAATCCCCAATCCCCAATCCCCAATCCCCAATCGCTTCTAGGTTTTATCTAGCAGGAAGCAGCGTCTTGGCGAAGAAAGCATTAAAATACATTAAGTAAATTGCTCGTTTAACCTTGGTTGCTGCTTCAGCAAAAATAGTATATGACTGACGTTCCCGCAGTTCGCATTCGCAATTTCTGTATTATTGCTCACATCGACCACGGAAAATCAACCCTAGCTGATCGCTTATTACAAGCCACTGGTACGGTTGAAGACCGGCAGATGAAGGAACAGTTTCTCGACAATATGGATTTGGAACGGGAGCGCGGCATTACAATTAAGCTGCAAGCTGCCCGCATGAATTATACTGCCAAAGATGGTCAGCAGTATGTGCTGAACTTAATTGATACTCCTGGACATGTGGATTTTTCATATGAAGTGTCACGCAGTCTTGCCGCTTGCGAAGGGGCATTACTGGTAGTAGATGCGTCTCAAGGCGTAGAAGCGCAAACTTTGGCGAATGTGTATTTAGCCCTGGAGCATAATCTGGAAATTATCCCGGTTTTGAATAAAATCGACTTACCAGGGGCAGAACCAGATAGAGTAATTGGTGAGATTGAAGAAATTATCGGTCTAGATTGTAGTGGTGCAATTTTGGCATCTGCTAAAGAGGGGATTGGCATTGATGAGATTTTAGAAACAATTGTGGAGCGGGTACCACCAGCCCCGGACAGGGTAAAAGAACGGTTAAGGGCGCTGATTTTTGATAGCTACTACGACAGCTACCGGGGCGTGATTGTCTACTTCCGGGTAATGGATGGCACCGTGAAAAAGGGCGATCGCATTTATCTGATGGCGTCGGGTAAAGAATATGAAATCGACGAGTTAGGGGTTCTCTCTCCTACCCAAAAGCAAGTGGAAGAACTCCACGCTGGGGAAGTAGGTTATCTAGCAGCGGCGATTAGAGCTGTAGCTGATGCGCGGGTGGGTGATACAATTACTCTTGCCAATGCCAAAGCTGTAGACGCCTTGCCTGGTTACACAGAAGCCAACCCAATGGTTTTTTGCGGGATGTTCCCCATTGATGCTGACCAATTTGAAGATTTGCGGGAAGCTCTGGAAAAACTTAGGCTCAACGACGCAGCGTTACACTACGAACCAGAAACTTCCAGCGCGATGGGGTTTGGCTTCCGTTGCGGGTTCTTGGGTTTGCTGCACATGGAAATTGTCCAAGAACGGCTGGAGCGAGAGTATAACCTGGATTTAATTATTACAGCCCCATCTGTGGTTTATAAGGTCATCACCACCAAGGGAGAGGAACTGTACATTGATAATCCTAGCCATTTACCCGCCCCCAACGACCGCGAACGCATCGAAGAACCCTACGTTAAGGTAGAAATGATTACTCCAGAAATCTACGTGGGTAGTTTGATGGAGTTGTCGCAAAATCGCCGTGGCGTCTTCAAGGATATGAAATATCTCACCCAGGGACGCACCACCCTGACTTATGAGATTCCGTTAGCGGAAGTTGTCACCGACTTTTTCGACCAAATGAAATCGCGATCGCGGGGTTATGCGAGCATGGAATATCACCTCATCGGCTACCGCGAAAATCCTTTGGTGAAGCTGGATATTATGATTAACGGTGATCCGGTGGATTCTTTGGCGATGATTGTTCACCGTGATAAAGCTTATAACGTCGGACGGTCAATGGCTGAAAAGCTCAAAGAACTAATTCCGCGCCATCAATTTAAGGTGCCAATTCAGGCTTCGATTGGGAGTAAAGTGATCGCCAGTGAACATATCCCCGCCTTACGCAAAGACGTACTAGCTAAATGCTACGGCGGTGATATCAGCCGTAAGAAGAAACTCTTACAAAAGCAAGCCAAAGGTAAAAAGCGGATGAAGTCTGTAGGTACCGTAGATGTACCCCAAGAAGCGTTTATGGCGGTGTTGCGTTTAGATCAAAGCTAAAGGTAATATTCCCCAAGAATATAAATCGGGAGATGGGTCATGAGGTAATTTTTTCTACCTACATACCGTCTCCTAATTTTTTAGTAGGAAAAAATTGTCAGCTTCATCAAAAAAGCAAAAAAAGCGTTAACTAATTAGACATAATTAAACTTATCTCTGTTTTTTCTGTGCAATATGCCCTATGTTTGATGATTTCTCTCCACCTAAGTAAGTCGATAGGAATAACTCAAACTATATTACGAAACGTAAATATCCCTAGAATCCTTACAAATGACCAATGACCAATGACCAATGACCAATGACAAATGACAAATGACCAATGACGACCAAAGGCTGTACGGTTTATTTGCGCCGACCTACCTAATTTAACAACTGCAAAACTTTAGTGGATCTACCGACTGCAATTACCGCCCTTGTACATTTATATAAATGTAGATTTTTTAAATGTTTGTATAGCATAGCATTGGGGAGTGTACTAAATGAAGATTTTGGTGCTGAGTTGGGAATTCCCTCCGAGGATAGTTGGCGGAATTTCCCGTCATGTGGCTGAACTGTACCCAGAATTGGTGAAGCTAGGACATGAAATCCACCTGATTACAGTAGAATCTGGTCAGGCGTCGTTGTACGAACTGGTAGAAGGAGTGCATATACATCGAGTATCAGTGGATACGGCTAAAGATTTTTTCCACTGGGTGGTAAACTTGAATGAGAGCATGGGGCGTCATGGCGGTAAATTGATGCTGGAAGAAGGACCTTTTGATTTAATCCATGCTCATGATTGGTTAGTGGGAGATGCGGCGATCGCCCTGAAGCATAACTTTAAAGTGCCCCTCATTGCCACCATCCACGCTACTGAATCCGGGCGATCTAACGGTATTAATACAGAAACACAGAGTTATATTAATGGCAAAGAAACCTTACTAGCTGACAACGCTTGGCGAGTGATAGTGTGTAGCGAGTATATGCGCTCTGAAGTAGAACGAGCGCTACACAGTCCTGGGGAGAAGGTTGATGTCATATATAACGGTATTCGCGCAGAAAAGAAACAGCACCACCAAGATTTTCACGCTCAGGATTTTCGCCGTCGATTTGCTGAAGATGACGAAAAAATTGTGTACTACGTCGGACGCATGACCTACGAGAAAGGTGTATCTTTATTGCTGGATGCAGCGCCAAAGGTACTGTGGAAAATGGGGGGGGATGTAAAATTTGTAATTGTTGGTGGGGGTAATACTGACAATCTTAAGCATCAAGCCTGGGATTTGGGGATTTGGCACAAGTGCTATTTTACTGGTTTCCTCTCCGATGAATACTTAGATAAATTCCAAACCATTGCTGATTGTGGAGTGTTTCCCAGTCTTTACGAACCCTTTGGGATTGTGGCTTTAGAAAGCTTTGCGTCTCGCGTACCCGTAGTAGTTTCCAATACAGGCGGTTTTCCTGAAGTCGTGCAACATACCAAAACAGGTATTGTTACCTTAGTGAATAATCCCGATTCCATAGCCTGGGGAATTTTAGAAGTGTTGAAAAATCCCGGTTATCGGCAATGGTTGGTAGATAATGCTTATGAGGATTTAGAACGGCGCTTTAGCTGGCCGAAATTAGCCAAGCAAACCGAGAATGTGTATCAGCGAGTCATCCAAGAGCGATCGCAAGTTGTTTGGTAGTAAATTAGGCGTAGGGTGTCTCAGACATAAAATCAGGACTTACGCTAGTGTCACATTTAAAGAATGGTGCGTGACGCCACAAGTCTTATGACTGCGTACAATATTTTACAATATTTATCGCAGCGTCACGCACCCTACGATTATTAATGTGCCCGGAGAGCAGATCCTATCAGATATTTATAAAATTTTTTATAAAATTCCCTCTGAAGTTGCATAAATCCCTAATCAAGCTGCGATAAATTTATAGGATCATATCTTTCAGGGTCTCTATTCAAATGATGTATTTTTCTTGGTGTCTTGTTGGTAATACCAATTTAATGTAAAGCTGCATAGAATTCGATCCCCAGAAGCGGAAAACCATATATCAAAGTACCCCTTTTTCAGGGGGATTTAGGGGGATCGAGATATATGCAACTTCACATTAAATTGGTATAACACAATTGATTTTTGCAT
The Gloeotrichia echinulata CP02 DNA segment above includes these coding regions:
- the lepA gene encoding translation elongation factor 4, with amino-acid sequence MTDVPAVRIRNFCIIAHIDHGKSTLADRLLQATGTVEDRQMKEQFLDNMDLERERGITIKLQAARMNYTAKDGQQYVLNLIDTPGHVDFSYEVSRSLAACEGALLVVDASQGVEAQTLANVYLALEHNLEIIPVLNKIDLPGAEPDRVIGEIEEIIGLDCSGAILASAKEGIGIDEILETIVERVPPAPDRVKERLRALIFDSYYDSYRGVIVYFRVMDGTVKKGDRIYLMASGKEYEIDELGVLSPTQKQVEELHAGEVGYLAAAIRAVADARVGDTITLANAKAVDALPGYTEANPMVFCGMFPIDADQFEDLREALEKLRLNDAALHYEPETSSAMGFGFRCGFLGLLHMEIVQERLEREYNLDLIITAPSVVYKVITTKGEELYIDNPSHLPAPNDRERIEEPYVKVEMITPEIYVGSLMELSQNRRGVFKDMKYLTQGRTTLTYEIPLAEVVTDFFDQMKSRSRGYASMEYHLIGYRENPLVKLDIMINGDPVDSLAMIVHRDKAYNVGRSMAEKLKELIPRHQFKVPIQASIGSKVIASEHIPALRKDVLAKCYGGDISRKKKLLQKQAKGKKRMKSVGTVDVPQEAFMAVLRLDQS
- a CDS encoding glycosyltransferase family 4 protein, producing the protein MKILVLSWEFPPRIVGGISRHVAELYPELVKLGHEIHLITVESGQASLYELVEGVHIHRVSVDTAKDFFHWVVNLNESMGRHGGKLMLEEGPFDLIHAHDWLVGDAAIALKHNFKVPLIATIHATESGRSNGINTETQSYINGKETLLADNAWRVIVCSEYMRSEVERALHSPGEKVDVIYNGIRAEKKQHHQDFHAQDFRRRFAEDDEKIVYYVGRMTYEKGVSLLLDAAPKVLWKMGGDVKFVIVGGGNTDNLKHQAWDLGIWHKCYFTGFLSDEYLDKFQTIADCGVFPSLYEPFGIVALESFASRVPVVVSNTGGFPEVVQHTKTGIVTLVNNPDSIAWGILEVLKNPGYRQWLVDNAYEDLERRFSWPKLAKQTENVYQRVIQERSQVVW